The Nitrospira sp. KM1 genome includes a window with the following:
- a CDS encoding hydrogenase 4 subunit F, whose protein sequence is MTGFTIMIAVGLLLLAPLTAGWLSLFIKSSRWLHVTNLISIGTLVGAEAVIGRAVFLQGSVTAFADIVYIDALSSVILFIIGTVGLACSLYMRSYMDEQVARGMIAPNRLSLFFFLFHMFLLAMVLATVANSLGVQWVAIEATTLATTFLIAFWRRRESLEAGWKYLILCSVGISLALFGVVLMYYSSLRVLGDVSSALNITQLQQVAARLDPHILKLAFVFLFVGYGTKVGLVPMHSWLPDAYTEAPAPVAAMLAGVLETVAVYAILRCRGIADQALSPDFTGGLLALFGLISFALAAFFILLQHNYKRLFAYSSIEHMGLAMVGFGVGGPLGTFGGLFHLVNHAFAKSLAFFAAGNIHRRFKTVEIDQVRGLTTVLPWSALALLISGLALTALPPFALFTSEMQIITALGSSGLPGEWTQPGTRTPVVILLLCSVVAFAGFLYRITGMVWGPAPEDIVHGEQWSIGHIPIILLGAMLVGFCMTLPASFRQFVEMASTLLLSR, encoded by the coding sequence ATGACCGGATTCACCATCATGATCGCCGTCGGTCTGCTTCTGCTCGCGCCGCTGACGGCCGGATGGCTGAGCCTGTTCATCAAAAGTTCGCGCTGGCTCCATGTCACCAACCTCATCAGCATTGGGACACTGGTTGGCGCGGAGGCAGTCATCGGGCGAGCCGTCTTCTTACAGGGGTCGGTCACGGCCTTCGCCGACATCGTCTATATTGACGCTCTGTCATCGGTCATTCTGTTCATTATCGGCACGGTCGGCCTCGCCTGTTCGCTGTATATGCGCTCCTACATGGATGAGCAGGTGGCGCGTGGCATGATTGCGCCCAATCGGCTCAGTCTCTTCTTTTTTCTGTTTCACATGTTCCTGCTTGCCATGGTTCTGGCGACCGTCGCCAACAGCTTGGGTGTGCAATGGGTGGCGATCGAAGCCACGACGCTGGCCACGACATTTCTCATCGCGTTCTGGCGGCGGCGCGAATCGTTGGAGGCCGGGTGGAAGTACTTGATCCTCTGTTCAGTCGGCATTTCCCTGGCGCTGTTCGGCGTCGTGCTGATGTATTATTCCTCCCTTCGCGTGCTGGGCGATGTCAGCTCCGCTCTCAATATCACCCAGCTCCAGCAGGTGGCGGCCCGACTCGATCCGCACATTCTGAAATTGGCCTTTGTTTTTCTCTTCGTGGGATACGGCACGAAGGTCGGCCTGGTGCCGATGCACAGCTGGCTTCCCGACGCCTACACCGAAGCGCCGGCACCGGTCGCGGCCATGCTGGCTGGCGTGCTGGAAACGGTGGCGGTGTATGCGATACTCCGATGCCGTGGGATTGCCGACCAGGCCCTGTCTCCCGATTTCACCGGCGGCCTGTTGGCACTGTTCGGGCTCATCTCATTTGCACTCGCAGCCTTCTTCATCCTTTTGCAACACAATTATAAGCGGCTGTTTGCCTATTCCAGCATTGAGCACATGGGCCTGGCCATGGTTGGGTTCGGAGTCGGCGGGCCACTCGGCACCTTCGGTGGATTATTCCATCTGGTCAACCATGCCTTCGCGAAATCGCTGGCGTTCTTCGCGGCCGGCAATATCCACCGACGGTTTAAAACCGTGGAGATCGACCAGGTCCGCGGGCTCACGACCGTGCTGCCCTGGTCTGCCCTGGCATTGCTGATTTCCGGACTGGCGCTCACGGCACTGCCGCCCTTTGCGCTGTTTACCAGCGAGATGCAGATCATTACGGCGTTGGGCTCATCCGGCCTTCCGGGTGAGTGGACCCAGCCCGGCACAAGGACGCCTGTCGTGATCCTGTTGCTCTGCAGTGTCGTGGCCTTTGCCGGCTTTCTCTACAGGATCACCGGCATGGTCTGGGGTCCAGCGCCTGAAGACATCGTGCATGGCGAACAGTGGTCAATCGGTCATATTCCGATCATTCTGCTGGGCGCCATGCTCGTGGGATTTTGCATGACGCTGCCAGCGTCTTTCCGACAATTTGTTGAAATGGCTTCCACGCTATTACTGAGCCGCTAA
- a CDS encoding respiratory chain complex I subunit 1 family protein has protein sequence MITDQSIFQAIALTLAQAIVLISVAPAIVGLIRKVKARLQCRQGAGIFQPYADLRKLFRKQPVVSTTASWIFTATPYIVFASTLTAGLLVPVFASQMPLNFAGNILAFVYLLALGTFFLILAGLDAGSSFGGMGSSRESIVASLTEPAMIMAIFAIALAAGSTNLSTIVHKTALLEGIVTDPSSHVMALAALFIVTLAETGRVPVDNPATHLELTMIHEAMVLEYSGRYLAVMEWASGIKLLVFLTLIANVFVPWGIATRVTPVALSIGLAVYVVKVAGLAVLIGTIECMFAKLRLFRVPDLLGVAFILALLGLLFFYILRG, from the coding sequence ATGATCACGGACCAGTCGATATTCCAAGCGATCGCGCTCACGTTGGCCCAGGCCATCGTCCTCATTTCTGTTGCGCCCGCGATCGTCGGTCTGATTCGAAAGGTGAAGGCGCGGCTCCAATGCCGCCAGGGCGCCGGCATTTTCCAACCGTATGCCGACCTTAGGAAACTGTTCCGCAAGCAACCGGTCGTCTCCACGACCGCTTCATGGATCTTCACGGCAACCCCCTACATCGTCTTTGCGTCGACGTTGACGGCCGGGCTGCTCGTGCCGGTTTTCGCCTCGCAGATGCCTTTGAACTTTGCGGGCAATATCCTCGCCTTTGTCTATTTGCTTGCGTTGGGCACGTTCTTTCTTATTCTGGCGGGCCTTGATGCCGGATCATCGTTCGGTGGGATGGGCAGCAGCCGGGAGTCGATCGTGGCCTCACTGACGGAACCGGCCATGATCATGGCCATCTTCGCCATCGCATTGGCGGCCGGCTCCACCAATCTCAGCACGATTGTCCACAAGACCGCTCTGCTGGAAGGCATTGTGACGGATCCCTCCTCGCATGTCATGGCACTCGCGGCCCTTTTCATTGTGACCCTCGCCGAAACTGGTCGGGTTCCGGTGGACAATCCGGCGACCCATCTCGAACTCACGATGATCCATGAGGCGATGGTCTTGGAATATTCGGGCCGCTATCTGGCAGTGATGGAGTGGGCCTCCGGCATCAAGCTGCTCGTGTTCCTGACTCTCATTGCCAATGTCTTCGTTCCATGGGGCATTGCGACACGTGTGACGCCGGTGGCCCTGTCGATCGGACTAGCCGTGTATGTGGTCAAGGTCGCCGGTCTTGCCGTGCTGATCGGGACGATCGAATGTATGTTCGCCAAACTGCGTCTCTTTCGTGTCCCCGATCTTCTCGGTGTGGCGTTCATCCTGGCCTTGCTCGGACTGCTGTTCTTTTACATCTTGCGAGGCTAA
- a CDS encoding hydrogenase produces MSWLSPHIATQIVDFSSAMLLLTCFAIVAQRRLSACVDLFALQSLFLAMTAALVAFFTGTRHIYIAAALTVVVKVIVIPRVLKGVIERLNVTRELVMRINIPASLLICGALVMIAFFITQPIIPFGHLLTRDSLAIALAIVLIGFFTMISRQKAVTQLIAFLVMENGLFLGATAATYGMPLIVELGVFFDVLVAALIAGIYTNRLQDAFDSVDTTHLTELKE; encoded by the coding sequence GTGTCCTGGCTGTCACCGCATATCGCGACGCAAATTGTCGATTTCAGCTCGGCCATGCTGCTCCTGACCTGCTTTGCCATCGTGGCGCAGCGCCGGCTTTCGGCCTGCGTGGACCTCTTCGCGCTACAGTCCCTGTTTTTGGCCATGACGGCTGCCCTGGTGGCGTTCTTCACCGGCACCCGTCACATTTATATCGCCGCGGCATTGACGGTGGTCGTCAAGGTCATCGTGATTCCCCGCGTGTTGAAAGGCGTCATCGAACGGCTCAACGTCACCCGCGAACTGGTCATGAGGATCAACATACCGGCAAGCCTGCTGATCTGCGGTGCGCTGGTCATGATCGCCTTCTTCATTACACAACCAATCATTCCCTTCGGACATCTGTTGACACGCGACTCTTTGGCCATCGCCTTGGCCATCGTGCTCATCGGGTTTTTCACGATGATTTCCCGGCAAAAAGCCGTCACGCAGTTGATCGCGTTTCTCGTCATGGAGAACGGCCTCTTTCTGGGGGCCACCGCTGCCACGTACGGCATGCCGCTGATCGTCGAATTAGGCGTGTTCTTCGACGTGCTGGTCGCGGCCTTAATCGCGGGGATTTATACGAATCGCCTGCAAGACGCGTTTGACAGCGTCGATACGACTCATCTCACCGAGTTAAAGGAATGA
- a CDS encoding NADH-quinone oxidoreductase subunit C, protein MTERSSAVLRIQSTFPDLIAERSSDRLVQYRVDKSRLPELARFLHEKLQGRLALLFAVDCRPLEEKYEIQYLFSLDRHWVLLTVAVAGADRLFTSITPSVHAAQWYEREIRDLFGLIPQGHPDLRRLVRHEHWPKGTHPLMKEFLWDKTIGRQQGEYRFRHIEGEGVFEIPVGPIHAGVIEAGHFRFSVAGEPIMQLEIRHFWKHRGIEKLFEQQTLITALPLAERVSGDTTFGHGLAYCEAAESLLHLEVPRHARYLRSLFLELERLHNHFGDVGAICTDTAYALAHAHCSRMKELLMQLNDRLTGSRFLRGALAIGGVTNDVSAIQRSEMVDVLDAIEKDFAELESIIFANASLTDRLETTGVLTERTAWDHGVVGIVGRASGMDQDVRRDRPFAAYNELAINVVLYRYGDVRARLRVRMDEIHESIRLIREILNKMPQGPLVATSDHQPRPGEWALSAVEGWRGEILYFVMAGENGRIHRCKVRDPSFVNWPAIQWAVIGNIVPDFPLINKSFNLSYAGNDL, encoded by the coding sequence GTGACGGAACGATCATCGGCCGTGCTACGGATACAGTCAACCTTTCCCGACTTGATCGCGGAGCGTTCATCCGACCGCCTCGTGCAGTATCGCGTCGACAAGAGCCGGCTTCCGGAGCTTGCCCGGTTTCTCCACGAAAAGCTGCAGGGCCGCCTGGCGCTGCTGTTCGCCGTCGATTGCCGCCCGCTCGAAGAGAAATACGAGATTCAGTATCTGTTCAGCTTGGACCGGCACTGGGTGCTCCTGACGGTGGCGGTTGCCGGAGCAGACCGTCTCTTCACCTCGATTACACCGTCCGTCCACGCGGCGCAGTGGTATGAGAGGGAAATTCGTGATCTTTTCGGTTTGATCCCGCAAGGGCATCCTGATCTGCGCCGCCTGGTTCGCCATGAGCACTGGCCTAAGGGCACGCATCCCTTGATGAAGGAGTTCTTGTGGGATAAGACTATCGGCCGGCAGCAGGGTGAATACCGGTTTCGTCATATCGAGGGGGAAGGCGTCTTCGAAATCCCGGTCGGTCCGATTCATGCCGGCGTGATCGAGGCAGGCCACTTCCGGTTCTCAGTCGCCGGTGAGCCGATCATGCAGCTCGAAATCCGCCACTTTTGGAAGCACCGTGGCATCGAAAAGCTGTTTGAACAACAGACGCTGATCACCGCGCTTCCGCTCGCCGAACGGGTCTCTGGAGACACGACGTTCGGACATGGTTTGGCCTACTGCGAGGCAGCGGAAAGTCTTTTACACCTTGAGGTCCCCAGACACGCACGCTACCTCCGTTCGCTTTTCCTGGAATTGGAGCGGCTCCACAATCATTTCGGAGACGTCGGAGCGATCTGCACCGATACCGCCTATGCGCTGGCTCATGCCCACTGCAGCCGGATGAAAGAACTGCTGATGCAGCTCAACGACCGGTTGACCGGATCGAGATTTCTTCGAGGCGCGTTGGCCATAGGCGGCGTCACGAACGACGTATCGGCCATCCAACGCAGCGAAATGGTCGATGTCCTGGATGCGATCGAAAAGGATTTTGCCGAGCTGGAATCCATCATTTTTGCGAATGCGTCACTCACCGACCGTTTGGAAACGACCGGCGTCCTGACAGAACGCACGGCTTGGGACCACGGAGTGGTCGGGATTGTTGGACGAGCGTCCGGCATGGATCAGGATGTCCGGCGAGACCGCCCCTTCGCCGCCTATAATGAATTAGCGATCAACGTCGTGCTTTATCGCTATGGCGATGTCCGTGCGCGCTTACGCGTGCGCATGGACGAGATTCATGAATCGATCCGTCTGATCCGCGAAATTCTCAACAAGATGCCGCAAGGTCCACTCGTCGCCACCTCTGATCATCAGCCGCGCCCCGGAGAGTGGGCCCTTTCGGCGGTCGAAGGCTGGCGGGGAGAAATCCTCTATTTCGTGATGGCCGGAGAGAACGGCCGTATCCATCGTTGCAAAGTGCGCGACCCCTCGTTCGTCAATTGGCCCGCGATCCAGTGGGCCGTCATCGGGAATATCGTTCCTGATTTTCCGCTGATCAACAAGAGTTTCAATCTGTCTTACGCCGGCAACGATCTTTAA
- a CDS encoding sigma-54 dependent transcriptional regulator: MTARSRILVVDDELNIREALVTLLGKKQYEVHGAGTAEEALQELEAATADLILTDLKMPGMGGMDFLRRLKEKWPDIEVLVMTAFGSIETAVEAMRCGAYDYITKPIDRERLAAVTEKALERHALARENKQLKDRLETRTRFDQMVGASEPMQRIYSLVEMVSDSDVTVLLTGESGTGKELVARAIHHKGHRANGPFVTLNCGALPENLFESELFGYEKGAFTGAAANKMGRFELADGGTLLLDEVGELSLKSQVDFLRVLETKEFRRLGGTKIVQVDARIVAATNRNLEAAVKEGHFREDLYYRLNVVPLHLPPLRERGDDIPLLADRFMAKFSTQHHRQPKEISGQAMRLLRLYAWPGNIRQLRNLIERLVVTVKDAVIEPAHLPEEVQASREDARTMVVSLGSPLKEIEREAIRRTLVEVTNHREKAAKLLGISLRALQYKIKEYGIRE; this comes from the coding sequence GTGACAGCCCGAAGCCGCATTCTCGTCGTCGACGACGAACTGAACATCCGCGAAGCCTTGGTGACGCTCCTCGGGAAGAAACAGTATGAGGTGCACGGAGCCGGAACGGCTGAAGAAGCGCTGCAGGAGTTGGAGGCGGCCACGGCTGATCTCATCCTCACCGATCTCAAGATGCCCGGCATGGGAGGCATGGACTTTCTTCGCCGGCTGAAGGAGAAGTGGCCGGACATCGAGGTCCTGGTCATGACCGCGTTTGGCTCCATCGAGACGGCGGTCGAGGCCATGCGATGCGGGGCCTACGACTATATTACGAAACCCATCGATCGTGAACGGCTTGCGGCCGTGACGGAGAAAGCCCTCGAGCGCCATGCGTTGGCGCGTGAAAACAAGCAGCTCAAGGATCGTCTCGAAACCCGGACGCGCTTCGATCAGATGGTCGGAGCGAGCGAGCCAATGCAACGCATATACAGTCTGGTCGAGATGGTCTCGGACAGCGACGTGACGGTGCTCCTCACGGGAGAAAGCGGGACCGGGAAGGAGCTCGTGGCACGCGCGATTCATCACAAAGGCCACCGGGCAAACGGTCCGTTTGTCACCTTGAATTGTGGAGCGCTCCCTGAAAATCTTTTCGAGAGTGAATTATTCGGATATGAAAAGGGCGCCTTCACGGGCGCGGCAGCGAACAAAATGGGACGGTTCGAACTGGCCGACGGCGGGACGCTGTTGCTGGACGAAGTCGGAGAATTGTCGCTGAAGTCCCAAGTGGATTTCTTGCGCGTACTGGAGACGAAGGAGTTCAGACGACTGGGTGGAACCAAGATCGTGCAGGTTGATGCGAGGATTGTTGCGGCGACCAACCGCAACCTCGAAGCCGCGGTGAAAGAAGGACATTTTCGGGAGGACCTCTACTACCGGCTCAATGTCGTTCCTCTTCATCTGCCGCCGCTGCGCGAGCGGGGGGACGATATCCCCCTGTTGGCGGATCGGTTCATGGCCAAGTTCTCGACCCAGCATCACCGCCAACCGAAGGAAATCTCTGGGCAAGCGATGCGGCTGTTGCGGCTCTATGCCTGGCCGGGGAACATTCGGCAGCTTCGGAATCTCATCGAGCGGTTGGTGGTCACCGTGAAAGACGCGGTGATTGAACCGGCACATCTGCCGGAAGAGGTGCAGGCAAGCCGGGAAGATGCACGCACCATGGTCGTCTCGTTGGGATCCCCGTTGAAAGAGATCGAGCGTGAAGCGATCCGCCGTACCCTCGTCGAGGTGACCAACCATCGGGAGAAGGCGGCCAAACTGCTTGGCATCAGCCTGCGTGCCCTTCAGTACAAAATCAAAGAGTACGGTATCCGCGAGTAA
- a CDS encoding NADH-quinone oxidoreductase subunit B family protein, giving the protein MFRILKKSLKTGVVTGQYTDAAQSCASLAPETREKALPFKQSLAIREVDTGSCNACEMEMNALTNPVYDIERFGVHIAASPRHADALVVTGPVTANMEHPLKDVYKQTPDPKLVIALGDCAVNCGIFKGSYAVTGPVDRHIPVDVCIPGCPPRPAEILEALADVRRSRPSS; this is encoded by the coding sequence ATGTTCCGTATTCTGAAAAAGAGCCTGAAGACCGGCGTAGTGACGGGGCAATATACCGATGCTGCACAATCATGCGCATCCCTTGCGCCGGAGACGCGTGAAAAGGCGTTGCCCTTCAAGCAATCCTTGGCGATCCGCGAGGTAGACACAGGTTCCTGCAACGCCTGCGAGATGGAGATGAACGCTCTGACAAATCCCGTATACGACATCGAGCGGTTCGGCGTTCATATTGCCGCCTCCCCGCGTCATGCCGATGCTTTGGTCGTGACCGGACCAGTCACGGCCAATATGGAGCACCCTTTGAAGGACGTCTATAAGCAGACGCCTGATCCGAAGCTGGTGATTGCCCTTGGCGATTGCGCCGTCAATTGCGGAATCTTTAAAGGCAGCTATGCAGTAACAGGCCCGGTAGACCGCCACATTCCGGTCGATGTTTGTATCCCCGGTTGCCCTCCGAGACCGGCTGAGATTCTTGAGGCCCTCGCGGATGTTCGCAGATCACGACCATCGTCGTGA
- a CDS encoding carboxypeptidase-like regulatory domain-containing protein — protein MHRILSIVLVAASFYGGTVWAYEEMTAADGGMVRGTVRLEGQVPKPKGYNLTTLPDQVYCGRISDGQGWRLLQPFNVGPAGEFRDVVIYIEGIEKGRSVASAFTSPRIEARDCRFVPFTTIVREKENVVVVNMDPVMHDIQAYESSQLGARVLFNVPLPMNPQHPRDLKDRSNAAMYHKHLAGEPMKQRLGMSKGRRVFVMQCGFHAYMESWGLAMENPYYAITDQDGGFEISDIPPGTYKLVVWHPYIGGAREQLITIAPKGRTAMDITIPAPVGRLYANQMVDRPYTRFAVTNEVQSQIVPTLIRQER, from the coding sequence ATGCATCGCATTCTTTCAATCGTACTGGTCGCGGCCTCTTTCTATGGTGGAACCGTCTGGGCATACGAAGAAATGACGGCGGCAGACGGAGGAATGGTGCGCGGTACCGTGAGGCTGGAAGGGCAAGTCCCTAAACCCAAAGGCTACAATCTAACAACGCTGCCGGACCAGGTCTATTGTGGCCGGATTTCAGACGGTCAAGGCTGGCGCTTGTTGCAGCCGTTCAATGTCGGGCCGGCGGGAGAATTTCGAGACGTCGTGATCTACATCGAAGGTATCGAGAAAGGAAGGAGTGTTGCGTCCGCTTTTACGAGCCCGCGCATTGAAGCCAGGGATTGCCGCTTTGTCCCTTTTACGACGATCGTTCGAGAGAAAGAGAATGTCGTCGTCGTGAACATGGATCCAGTCATGCATGACATCCAAGCGTACGAAAGTTCTCAGCTCGGTGCGCGAGTCCTGTTCAACGTGCCGCTGCCGATGAATCCGCAACACCCGCGCGATCTCAAAGACCGGAGCAACGCCGCCATGTACCACAAACATTTGGCCGGCGAGCCGATGAAGCAGCGCCTGGGCATGTCGAAAGGCCGCCGGGTGTTCGTCATGCAGTGCGGTTTTCATGCCTACATGGAAAGTTGGGGATTGGCGATGGAAAATCCTTACTATGCCATAACCGATCAAGACGGAGGTTTCGAGATCAGCGACATCCCACCGGGCACCTACAAGCTGGTCGTGTGGCATCCTTACATCGGAGGCGCGAGAGAACAGCTGATTACGATCGCACCCAAGGGGCGCACAGCAATGGACATCACCATTCCGGCACCGGTCGGGCGGCTCTATGCCAATCAAATGGTCGACCGTCCCTATACGCGGTTTGCCGTCACGAATGAAGTCCAAAGCCAGATCGTTCCCACCCTCATCCGCCAGGAACGGTAG
- the hyfB gene encoding hydrogenase 4 subunit B: MAILLFLTLVGYAAGLLLPLCVPARPKVQNILAHGLAGVAAVGGCCLGITGLLAAKPFEMSVPSTLPLLTFAIRLDPLASFFLLTISLVSLAASIYALGYVTKFYGRVSMSLLGSLFNGFLLSMTLVVIADNGFFFLIVWELMSLISYFLVVTEHEKSDVRYAGLFYLIMTHVGTAFILLTFLLLFQESGSFSFDAFRQPEQSLPDGMKTMVFLTALIGFGTKAGFVPLHVWLPYAHPAAPSHISALMSGVMIKTAIYALVRVCFDFFGGYFPWWWGFVVLAIGAVSAVLGVMYALMEHDLKSLLAYHSVENIGIILLGIGAGMIFHSYGFEELAALGLIAGLYHTINHAIFKALLFFGAGSLLYATHTRNMEEYGGLLRRMPWTGACFLIGAVSIAALPPTNGFISEWLVFQSLFLSYEIPSLFMKLMLPIAAAMLALTGVLALTCFAKAFGISFLALPRSSHAKHAEEVPWPMRIGMGFLAAGCVALGLAPMLAVPIMDRVTASMIGASISEKMLALGGWALTPVNVEFSSISSPVLGLVLAATAAFGLALVALHGGTRAYRYGKTWACGLNVTPRMEYSATGFVQPIKRVFSTIYQPTVKLETDFLEESRYFAKRRRFEFHIEPVFQKYLYDSVVTFMSGLAHRLRIVQAGSLHLYLAYMFVTLVMLLLLAL, translated from the coding sequence ATGGCCATTCTGCTTTTCTTGACCCTCGTCGGGTATGCAGCCGGACTGCTTCTCCCACTCTGTGTTCCCGCCAGACCAAAGGTACAAAACATCCTTGCGCACGGCCTTGCCGGTGTTGCGGCGGTCGGAGGATGTTGCCTCGGCATCACGGGCCTGCTCGCAGCCAAACCGTTTGAGATGTCCGTGCCCTCGACGCTGCCTCTTTTGACCTTCGCCATCCGGCTCGACCCCCTTGCGTCTTTCTTTCTGCTCACGATTTCGCTGGTCAGCCTTGCTGCATCCATTTATGCGCTCGGCTACGTGACGAAATTCTACGGACGGGTGTCGATGTCGCTGCTCGGGTCGCTCTTCAATGGTTTTCTTCTTTCCATGACATTGGTCGTCATCGCCGACAATGGATTCTTCTTTCTCATCGTCTGGGAGCTGATGTCGTTGATCTCATATTTCCTCGTCGTGACGGAGCATGAGAAGAGCGACGTGCGCTACGCCGGCTTGTTCTATCTGATCATGACCCACGTCGGGACCGCATTCATCCTCCTGACATTTCTCCTTCTCTTCCAAGAAAGCGGATCGTTTTCATTTGATGCGTTTCGTCAACCGGAGCAGTCCCTGCCGGACGGCATGAAGACCATGGTCTTCCTGACGGCACTGATCGGTTTCGGCACCAAGGCGGGCTTTGTGCCGCTGCACGTGTGGCTGCCATATGCCCATCCCGCCGCACCATCGCATATCTCTGCGCTCATGTCAGGTGTGATGATCAAGACCGCCATCTATGCCTTGGTCAGAGTATGCTTCGACTTTTTCGGCGGGTACTTTCCCTGGTGGTGGGGATTCGTTGTTCTTGCCATCGGTGCGGTGTCGGCAGTACTCGGCGTGATGTATGCGCTGATGGAGCATGACCTCAAGAGCCTTCTGGCCTATCACAGCGTCGAGAACATCGGGATCATTCTGCTCGGAATCGGAGCAGGAATGATTTTTCACAGCTATGGCTTCGAGGAATTAGCGGCCCTCGGGTTGATCGCCGGTCTGTACCACACCATCAACCATGCGATCTTCAAAGCGCTGTTGTTTTTTGGCGCGGGATCTCTGCTCTATGCCACTCACACCCGCAACATGGAGGAATATGGCGGCCTCCTGCGTCGAATGCCCTGGACCGGCGCCTGTTTTCTCATCGGCGCGGTTTCAATCGCCGCGTTGCCGCCGACCAACGGTTTCATCAGCGAATGGCTCGTCTTTCAAAGCCTCTTCTTAAGCTACGAGATACCTTCACTCTTCATGAAGCTCATGCTCCCGATCGCGGCTGCCATGTTGGCACTGACGGGAGTGCTTGCGCTGACTTGTTTCGCCAAGGCGTTCGGCATCTCTTTTCTGGCCCTCCCGCGTAGTTCCCATGCCAAACATGCCGAAGAAGTGCCTTGGCCCATGCGCATTGGAATGGGTTTCCTGGCGGCCGGCTGTGTCGCTCTTGGGCTGGCTCCCATGTTGGCAGTCCCAATAATGGACCGCGTGACCGCTTCTATGATCGGCGCCTCGATCTCAGAGAAGATGCTGGCCCTCGGCGGATGGGCGTTGACGCCGGTCAATGTCGAGTTTTCGAGTATCTCCTCCCCTGTCCTTGGTCTCGTCCTGGCAGCAACGGCAGCATTCGGGCTTGCCCTTGTCGCACTCCACGGAGGGACCCGTGCCTATCGATACGGCAAGACCTGGGCATGCGGTCTCAACGTGACCCCTCGCATGGAGTACAGCGCGACCGGATTCGTGCAACCGATCAAACGAGTGTTCAGCACAATTTATCAGCCGACGGTCAAGCTCGAAACGGATTTTCTGGAAGAGTCACGGTATTTTGCCAAGCGGCGGCGATTTGAATTCCACATCGAACCGGTGTTTCAGAAATACCTGTACGACTCCGTCGTCACGTTCATGTCCGGGCTGGCCCACCGGCTGCGAATCGTCCAGGCAGGAAGTCTTCATCTCTATCTGGCTTATATGTTCGTGACGTTGGTCATGCTGTTGTTGCTGGCGCTGTAA